The following nucleotide sequence is from Pleurodeles waltl isolate 20211129_DDA chromosome 8, aPleWal1.hap1.20221129, whole genome shotgun sequence.
GGAGGGCAGGTTGCAAGGCAGGCCCATAATGCTAAATTGTATATATGCACCTAATCAGGCACAGAATGCATTCTGGCAGGTGCTCTCTGGGCGTATGGCCCGGCATTCCGGGAGCCGCCTCATCGTAGGAGTCTTCAattgtgtgctggacactggactgGACCGCTcccttccccattgttgaaagtggcAATTACCTTTTGGAAAACTTGCCTCAGGCGTACTGGGGTGGCGGTACCCTACTCCCCTGAGTTCCTGCTGACTGCCGTGCCTCTGGGAGTGCCGACCCGCATTCTAGATAGAGGCAAGGTGAGGGCTTGGAGGCAGGCTGAAGTGTTGACACTAGGGGGCCTCTTCCACGAGGGGGTTTTACACACATTTGAGGGGTTGGTAGACGACGACGGAGTTCCAGGGGGACAGTTTATGACATACCAGATGCTGGTACTAGCTATCCAGAAATTATGGCCCACAGTGAATGCAGAGCCAGAGACACATGCTATATTCCATTTAATATTAACAGGAGGAAAGGATAGACGACTGGTCATAAAGCTCTACGAGGTTCTAACTGATACTACACTAAAACCCTTGCAGACACTGAGGGTGAAATGGGAGGAGTTAGGGGGCAGAGAACTGACAGACACAGAATGGCAGAGAGTGCTAGCATACCCCCGGAAGTTGTCTAGAAACACAAGGTttagatacatccaatacaactatgTCCACAGAACGTATCTTACCCCTCACAAACTGAGGGTAATATAGGGGGGGAGCATAGGGACTGCCCTAGGTGTCAGGCGGTGGACCCGGACTTTGggcacatggtctgggaatgttcTAGTATACAGAGGGGTTGGATCGAAGTGTTGGAGGACTTGGGGGAGACCTTAAGGACGCGGCTGGAGCCGGTCCCTCTATTATGCATGGTGGGCTTACATGAGTGATCCGCGTCCAAGAAAGTGGGAAGTGGATTTCTGGATCTTGCCCTGGTCCTGTTCAGatgctgcattgcaatggcttgGAAGTCTCAGGCGGGGCCACGGGTCGAGGACTGGAGGAATGATGTCTCGAGATGGGCCCAGGCTGAACAGCAGGTGCTGCAGGGAGAGGAGGCGAGGGGGGCACGGACAAGACCGATGGCTCCACTGCGGACAGAAATAATGGAGGCTTGGGAGGCGGGGGAAGAAGGGGTCACTAGAACATGGGGAGGCAGAGACGATAATGGTGGCGGACTGAGGGGGTGGGAGACTGGGAGGGTCGGGGATGAGAGGGAAGGACAGCAAAGAGAATAAGCCGGGGGTACCACCCCCTTCCCGAGGCTTTAGCCAACTCGTGGTGCGGGGTGAGGGACGCTATAGTGTATAGATAATAGAGCTAGCCATGGTAGAGGGATGGAGCCCCCACCTGTGCAATGGGATAGACCCTATGCACGACAAAGAGGAGGGAAGACGCCGGAGGTGACTTCATCACCAGAGTGCATTCGATACAATAGAAGGACCTGACCCCAATATGCCATATGATATAATAACCTGCGCATAGTTGGATTCATTCGTTGTTTTCTTTgattgtttattatcttttttatcCTCTGCCTTCAATAATTGCCTTATCTCTCATCACCTGGCTGATTGTAAAGAAGAAAGTACACCTGTAACTATGGCTATTACGACTAAAAAACAGATTTATgaagtcatgcaaagccactttgcatggctcttaGTAGCCTCATAAATCTAGAGTCACGCATCACAGCGAAAATCACTGCTTTGCACTACTCTGCCCTGAGTAGGCATTGCATGgacattgctgtgggtgttcctacacaactctcatggattttgacgcattcccagatttacaaggactccCAGGAgaagcgtaatgaggagaaatacctttatttctcctcattctttttatgtgtgctgcattctgtaggaaaggacaggaatgtgccccaTTTACTTAAATGCTgcccattcctgccttttcccttgaaTGCCGTGCAGCACAACAAGAacacttgctgcgctgcactgtgtaaCTTGGCCATACATATGACCCCTGGTTCAAAGCGTTAGTAAATCCGGGCCCCTATATCCACCAGAAATTCAGTTTATGTAAGGGACTCCAAACATCATTTCAGATTTTCAACCTTTGTGAAGCTCCCTAGTTCGCTTGGCATGTTTGAAACACTGCACAATTAATATGTTGTTAACTTTGACAACCCCATCTCCACCAAGTGTTTTTAAGGAATGAATATGAAAATACTGATGAGCAGGTCCAATTCACACTGATGTTCAAGAAAACGTCTAATTCTCTTTGCTACctcctttttaattattttttctgtttcttttaccTTTTATGCAGAATGACGTACATCTTTGTATATGGCACACTGAAGACAGGACAGCCCAACCACCATATCATGACTGATGGTGTTCACGGGAAAGCAAGGTTCCACGGCAGGGGGCGCACCGTAGAGAAATATCCCCTCGTGATTGCAGGAGCCTATAACATTCCATACTTAATCAACACTGCAGGCACGGGACACCATGTTGCAGGAGAGATTTATGCTGTGGATGACCTGCTGCTGCAGTACCTCGATGAATTTGAAGGATGCCCTGACATGTACCAGCGTATTCTTGAGAGAATTAGAATAGTAGAGTGGGACGGTGAACCTGAAAAGAGCACCGCTGATAACAAGATTTTGGACTGCTTCATCTATAGCACAACTACATACCAAGCAAATTGGCTCAATCTCCCCATGTATGAAAATTATGATTCTTTGGGTCCCCATGGTCTTGCTTATGCTGAGCGGGATCAACGCTAATACTTCTAAAAGCAAAGTGGATATCAGCATCTTTCCAAGTACCCTCTATAATGCAGGACTTCATTTATGTATATATCACAGTAGATGGAGAGTTACcctggtgctgagagacatcaattgCCGTTTTGACCTCTGTGGGTTCATGTTGTATACATTATTAAGTGGCGGATTGGGTGGGGGAACACTTTATTTGACATACTTTACAAACTTCTATGCAATATGTTGCACTATGAAAAGTAATTCATCCTTTTATTTGAGACGTGAGGTTACTGACCAGCCTTATACACAGTTGTGGCTCGCATCTCTTAAAAGGGGCGCGTGCGGCTCGACAGGGAGAGGAAGGGGGACAGGGGAATTGGGATtcataaaatgttttttgtttttttaactaaccTGAAAGCAGGCTGTGCCGCTCCTCCATCTCTGCTGCCCTCTGCCAGGGCGCTCCAGGCAGACtgcgagcctgtgcaggctctctccagcccggcaagacagtctactgcgcatgtgtgtttggcaggcccaaaatggccagccaaacacacatgcgctctgctggaaagtgctgagcactctccctcagtgcacgtcacccccctAGCCCTGCCCCTTTCAGAACCAAAGgattataaacatagtttattatcctttggtTCTGAAAGGCTTGCAGCTTCTTCTGCTggtgggggcaacgctcctccgcccttacgaaggagccgcccctgcttataTAGTCTGAGATCTTAACCTGAGATCCAATGTTAAGGAGTCACAAGCATTATACAGCACTGCCCCTTTTtatgctgtgtacaccaactgagACTTATTTTAAAACTAACAGGCATATTTATGAGGGGTTTGGGCCATgattgcaccacacaacatggtacatgcatggcacaaaccactaagtcatatttttgaagccacgtaaagccactttgtgtggcttcaaaaatatgaagtaaagtgttgccttactctgcactacgaaggcattccatgggcattgcgtggtGTTTCAATGCAACTCCCGTGGTGTTGGACGCATTTCCCGTGGTGTTGGACGCATTCCCAGAATTACCAACCCAGGTAAATCTGGGAATCCGCCAAcatcctacgcctccccaggtgaggcgtaatgaggaaaaatatctttatttctcctcgttttttcctctttctatgtcccatagaaagaggaagaagcctctcaggattgtttttgggcaggaaggtgccccttcctgcacaaacccaATCCTGAATGcaacacgggcacccttgcaccatggccacTTTTGTTGGGAATTCTAGTGCTTCCCTCCAATCTTCTTCATCTAGGTTCCCTAAATCTAGTGCCCATCTGTCTTGTCAATGGACTTTATGTATTCCTCATCACTGTGTCCTATGTCTCTGACACCAGTTTTTTCTCAACTTTCCCGTCCAGTAACCTGTTTTCTAGTGGGGAATCTTCTTGCATTTCCTCATGTGGTGGAATGCTATTTTTGAGGGTATGGGAAAACCTTCCATATGTGAGCCATTGTGTGTTGTTCATTTGGTATTTTTTCTGTAAATATATAACCCCGCCAGTGTAGATTGACCTATGTCATCCCACCCTTTGAAGCACTGCAGTGACGAGTCTGGTACCCTCCCGCTGTGGGGTTCTGGGAGTTAGTCTATTGTGCCAGCCCATTTCTCTTGAGAGAGTCCTCCAACTTTCCACTACTCTATGCATCCGTTATCAATCACTGTTTATTAATATACCACAGCCTAAAAGTTTCAGTATTGATTGTTTAAAATGTGACGCGCTTTCAAGAGGATAAAAATCACATAGAGGTTCAAGCAGGTAGTTGTGCTAAGCAATGGCCAGTGCTAGATTTATTTAATGACTTTCTTAACCACGATCTACTGGAATATTAAAAgattacacacaaaaatacaagATTACGTCCTGTGAGATTTAGTGGACGtttgattttatttttcagtacAAGACCTGGACAAGAAGTGGTTCAATTGCAACGCTTTTAGCCAGACAGCTAGAGTTTAATAAACTGTCATGGCAGACCTGAGGGGTGtttattaggggtgggcagaatttttAATTTCGCCAGCAGGActggaggaatttagtaattctgcTTCACTCTTGTAATGCGGAATTGTTAATAAATCAGCACTGTTTTGTTgttaaacagggctggaagagggagcagtccctctgtgtttaaaaaccactgcagattaaagttCAAGCTGCAGTGAATTTTAAACTTAGAGGGACATCTTGAGGTCCTGTTAAAAACCATGGCTGACTTCCCTGCTGTGCATACCCCTCAGggcccttacatactccgagtacATAAAGGTGATAAAGTGTATGCACTGCAGTACCAAATACTaaggggaagatttatgaaaagtggcactgcacttagtgcaACACCTTTTTTATagcacctcttagcgccccctctaacgccaccatgtctgCACTGCATTTAGGTGCTCCATAGTGGAAGTTAGGCACTAGCTTCATATTTATTTATGTTAATTcgcgctttgcatgattagcgtccaaaattttgacgctgatcctgcaaagtccattgagaacaagcaggcgttaaaagtgctgaaataaatgacgcaaagaaatctcttagatttctttgcaaaaaATGTTCGCCCCCTCTCTCCTAATGGGAAAATGGCCCTTTCTTACATTATCCCTggggcatgcataatgtagcgcaaagggttaccaagtggtgcaatgcttgcattgtgccactgtgaAAATTTGGCACGccgatttcggccttgttgggccacattagcataaaaaagaaatggcgctaatgtggcacaaaggggctcttaaatctgcccctaagtgcacTTACAGTGCATACCcgtcggtgcccttacatactcactgcagagtatgtaagggcaccgagtgATAAGTGCATTTGGTAAtggtatttcttagtgcaaaatgcatcctcacatccatttttggacatgagggtgcattttgtgctaagaaaatagccccAAGTGGCCACTCCATCGTGCCATAATTCCACAGAATCTTGTGGAATTTTATTCTGCCTATTCTGCCTACCCCTAGTGTTTATGAATTTCATTTTCTGAGAAAGCAAACTTGATGATTTAGCACTGGGTAGAAAAATGACTTTAGAAGCTAACCTGAAACTACTTAATGAAAACTTTATTTTAAGTATTCTCATTACtgtgaagaaaaagttacttaccttctgtaattatCTCTCTGGTTGATATGCTATCTACTTGCAGATTACTCTCCTTTTGAATGTCCCAAGCATCACACTAGATCTGTAAACTTTTCAGTAGCTCTCTGCGCCAGTAGTGAGTGCTGGCTCCATTTGGTGCCTTAGACACATTTAAGCACCTGGGTACCCTATCGGCTGtttagccgcactttataaatcctgattgattgataaacaACCCACTGTGATGCCCCTGGAGGCTTCAAGACCCCACATCGGGGCTCGGATGTCAGTTTCCCATCTGTTTATTTCTGTGTCTTCAAGTCCAACAGGACAGGATCAACATCTTATCAGCAAGATGCAGTGCAAGATCTACATTTTTAACATTATTATAATGATTCTGGTAGGAAACCAGTCTTCAACCATAAGGTGGTGCTTCATGGACTGGTTAAACCAAGAAGTCTCGGAGGACTAGAGtgcaaagtgcccttctctccgcATCTCTTAGTCCAGACATTAGTGTTTTACAAATATGTGAATGGAAGTCCAAGTCATTGCTTTGTAGTTCTTTGCTAGGGGGACTCTCCTTGTCAGAGCTCAAATTGAAGTCTATTGGAATGAGCTCTGATGTCTTCCAAAGGTTCTTTGCTTGCTAGTGTATAACACCTTTTGAATCGCCCCTTGATTcacctttgcccttcatcttgccagtGAGGCAGGTGAAAGATTGG
It contains:
- the GGACT gene encoding gamma-glutamylaminecyclotransferase isoform X2 encodes the protein MTYIFVYGTLKTGQPNHHIMTDGVHGKARFHGRGRTVEKYPLVIAGAYNIPYLINTAGTGHHVAGEIYAVDDLLLQYLDEFEGCPDMYQRILERIRIVEWDGEPEKSTADNKILDCFIYSTTTYQANWLNLPMYENYDSLGPHGLAYAERDQR